A DNA window from Polyangiaceae bacterium contains the following coding sequences:
- a CDS encoding spore germination protein GerW family protein, which yields MDLDDLVKGLLSEIGKVSKSDAVVGEVRDAGRAKMLPLSKISVAFGTGVVGFGGKNEKDGKQADAGIEGGGVGGAVVVEPKAFVVVGEDGVPHLLALKRGRQAVLRRGVELVPTEAPAALSPAPTPRKLPDGKK from the coding sequence ATGGATCTCGACGACTTGGTCAAAGGCCTGCTGTCCGAAATCGGCAAAGTCAGCAAGAGCGACGCTGTCGTGGGGGAAGTCCGCGATGCGGGCCGCGCCAAGATGCTTCCGCTGAGCAAGATCAGTGTGGCCTTTGGCACCGGGGTAGTTGGCTTCGGCGGCAAGAACGAGAAGGACGGCAAGCAAGCGGACGCTGGCATCGAAGGGGGAGGCGTCGGCGGCGCCGTGGTGGTGGAGCCCAAGGCCTTCGTCGTCGTCGGCGAAGACGGCGTGCCTCACCTGCTGGCGCTCAAGCGGGGTCGTCAGGCGGTGCTGCGCCGTGGCGTCGAGCTGGTTCCCACGGAGGCGCCTGCAGCTCTGTCCCCCGCTCCGACGCCGCGCAAGCTTCCTGACGGCAAGAAATAG